A genomic stretch from Bacterioplanes sanyensis includes:
- a CDS encoding alpha/beta fold hydrolase — MVKKTLLSLAIAASAAGMAGCQLSSVEDNNKVDDTPITSGQDGAERSSVSPIFSPANGLMPANIDLLFSAASATDGTAQLSSATLPPEVAINKLPGFSTTAAFYLPFNGALNPETVAAGSTVFLVKLKNADDNAAIDPLDISSIVAAFPENPIADDSVQSVFQADYVQLADGSHAIRVMPTEPLEPRTKYIVAVTDGIKGADGLPVRASADYELLRGELELPSSALAPVRPAIQGWEQIAGGFLAQASAGALTQKNIVLSYAFTTNSDSKGLTRYAAPALFVKDQLPLAQAEGLLDGAQPGTTDLIAAGVVQAGGGNPTDPEQVAAAKQTPQYEAALYNTITSLDDELGLPVGLNINTAVQAPAPRAVNIIDVTAVAGGVGIPANALNPALPATATVYQGQIQLPRFLELPVKTTELTPTGIGAAMAADADWSANTGLGAILDGAFGNEAGTTPPKDADGSTNVTWRYPFPQPVATTNGINYAPLMVTLPNGECGAEVPVVMFVHGITSNRASSLAYAASLADNCVATVAIDLPTHGIAPVSSDSNGQAVDNSLLSFNVDPANAQFTGSPWAGVAALDATFSNLQERHGNVFQDGNSIRKDMVFNASPLATAGEGEAVREGTSGSTFINLSNFTRTRDNMQQAVVDLLNLNASLDNIDNTLPVNFDLDKVFVAGHSLGAILGTTYAAVNNDASVLAYNSNLNRVQGVILANGGAHVSKLLENSISFGPTILGGLAAAGVEQGTANFETFMHVIQATIDVVDPANSAKMLAASGTPVALFNMVGGAALPADASGVSFPDALKVAGVFLPDHTVPNFDYFGNEATNPYAAFAPALGLQAGITTAQAPMAGTNGLAGVMGLETVNAATDVTALTTPVQVQVRFNQGTHSTFAASDVPAAFGEMVRQTLMLVNGAYNTPANTLNTSVLESN, encoded by the coding sequence ATGGTGAAGAAGACCCTTCTCAGTCTGGCTATTGCAGCGTCGGCTGCAGGAATGGCCGGTTGTCAGCTCAGTAGCGTTGAAGACAACAATAAAGTCGACGACACACCAATCACTTCAGGCCAAGATGGCGCCGAGCGCAGCTCTGTTTCGCCGATTTTTTCTCCTGCCAATGGCTTGATGCCCGCTAATATTGACTTGCTGTTCTCGGCAGCATCAGCGACTGATGGCACCGCGCAGCTGAGTTCTGCCACGCTGCCACCAGAAGTAGCGATCAATAAGTTGCCAGGTTTCTCAACTACCGCTGCTTTTTACTTACCTTTTAACGGTGCACTCAACCCAGAAACCGTCGCTGCTGGCAGTACGGTATTTTTGGTCAAACTGAAAAACGCCGACGACAACGCCGCTATCGACCCACTGGATATCTCCTCAATTGTGGCGGCCTTCCCGGAAAACCCAATCGCTGATGACAGCGTGCAGTCGGTGTTCCAAGCGGATTACGTACAATTGGCGGACGGCTCCCACGCCATTCGTGTGATGCCAACCGAACCGCTGGAGCCTCGCACTAAGTACATCGTAGCGGTAACCGATGGCATCAAAGGTGCCGATGGTTTGCCGGTTCGTGCCTCAGCAGATTACGAGCTGCTGCGCGGCGAGTTAGAACTGCCTTCTTCGGCCCTGGCGCCGGTTCGCCCTGCAATCCAGGGTTGGGAGCAGATCGCTGGTGGCTTCTTGGCGCAAGCATCCGCAGGTGCGCTGACGCAAAAGAACATCGTGTTGAGCTACGCCTTCACCACCAACTCAGATTCCAAAGGCCTGACGCGCTATGCCGCGCCAGCGCTGTTTGTGAAGGATCAGCTGCCACTGGCCCAAGCTGAAGGGTTGCTGGACGGCGCGCAGCCTGGCACCACAGATTTGATCGCAGCAGGCGTGGTGCAAGCGGGCGGTGGTAATCCAACCGACCCAGAGCAAGTGGCCGCTGCCAAGCAAACACCGCAATATGAAGCAGCGCTGTACAATACCATTACCTCACTCGACGATGAGCTGGGTCTGCCTGTCGGTTTGAACATCAACACCGCTGTGCAAGCACCGGCTCCGCGCGCCGTAAACATCATTGATGTCACGGCCGTTGCTGGTGGTGTGGGCATTCCAGCCAATGCCCTTAACCCGGCATTGCCAGCCACTGCCACTGTTTATCAGGGTCAGATTCAGCTGCCACGCTTCTTGGAGCTGCCGGTTAAAACCACCGAGTTGACCCCAACAGGCATTGGCGCCGCGATGGCAGCCGATGCCGATTGGTCTGCCAACACTGGCCTGGGTGCCATTCTTGATGGTGCCTTTGGTAACGAAGCTGGCACCACACCACCGAAAGACGCCGATGGCAGCACCAACGTTACTTGGCGCTATCCATTCCCTCAACCGGTGGCGACCACCAATGGCATTAACTACGCGCCGTTAATGGTGACCTTGCCAAACGGCGAGTGTGGTGCTGAAGTGCCGGTCGTTATGTTCGTACACGGCATTACCTCTAACCGTGCATCGTCGTTGGCTTATGCTGCGTCACTGGCCGACAACTGTGTCGCTACTGTGGCCATCGATTTGCCAACTCACGGTATTGCGCCAGTCAGTAGTGACAGTAATGGTCAAGCTGTTGATAACTCGCTGCTGTCGTTCAACGTTGATCCCGCCAATGCACAGTTCACTGGTTCGCCATGGGCAGGGGTAGCGGCACTGGATGCGACCTTCTCGAACTTGCAAGAGCGTCACGGCAATGTGTTCCAGGATGGCAACAGCATCCGTAAGGACATGGTGTTTAATGCCTCACCTCTGGCGACAGCTGGCGAAGGCGAGGCCGTACGTGAAGGCACCTCTGGTTCGACCTTTATCAACCTGAGCAACTTCACCCGCACGCGTGACAACATGCAGCAGGCGGTGGTGGATCTGCTGAACCTGAACGCATCGTTAGATAACATCGACAACACTCTGCCGGTTAACTTTGACCTCGATAAAGTGTTTGTTGCTGGTCACTCGCTAGGTGCGATTCTGGGCACTACTTACGCGGCGGTGAACAACGACGCGTCTGTGCTGGCTTACAACAGCAATCTGAACCGTGTTCAGGGTGTTATCTTGGCCAACGGTGGTGCGCACGTTTCCAAGCTGCTGGAGAACTCAATCTCCTTCGGTCCAACCATTTTGGGCGGCCTGGCAGCCGCTGGCGTCGAGCAAGGTACGGCCAACTTCGAAACCTTTATGCACGTGATTCAAGCCACCATCGACGTGGTTGACCCAGCTAACTCAGCGAAAATGCTCGCTGCTAGCGGCACGCCTGTGGCGCTGTTCAACATGGTGGGCGGTGCAGCACTGCCAGCCGATGCGTCGGGTGTGAGCTTCCCAGATGCGTTGAAAGTAGCGGGTGTGTTCTTGCCGGATCACACGGTGCCAAACTTCGATTACTTCGGTAACGAAGCTACCAACCCATACGCGGCCTTTGCCCCTGCCTTGGGTCTGCAAGCAGGCATTACTACGGCACAAGCACCGATGGCGGGAACCAACGGTTTAGCCGGTGTGATGGGACTGGAAACTGTGAATGCAGCCACGGACGTGACCGCGCTGACAACGCCAGTGCAAGTTCAGGTGCGTTTCAACCAAGGTACACACAGCACCTTCGCTGCCTCTGATGTACCAGCTGCCTTTGGGGAAATGGTGCGTCAAACATTGATGCTGGTAAATGGCGCCTACAACACTCCAGCGAACACGTTGAACACCAGTGTTCTGGAATCTAACTAA
- a CDS encoding AraC family transcriptional regulator → MQPALELRSYSEEVQAHQHEFHQLVLPVHGQLEMTLEGRAGCATESRLALVPAGTKHGFAAPVDNCFVIADIPTELMQGIEQWPAFQALDEPLRHYVRFLYSQLQCHQGGAAERHMLHLLLQLLQQRHSGAAVPSDQRMLAVRSYMDEHFNQAITLTQLAAVAHLSVRQLSTRFREFEGETPLQYLTRVRMQRAQWLLQATPLSVQQVAEAVGYTSLAAFSDRFRQFSGQSPRYFRQHAAR, encoded by the coding sequence TTTCATCAGCTGGTGTTGCCGGTACATGGGCAGTTGGAGATGACCCTTGAGGGGCGTGCCGGTTGCGCCACAGAATCGCGTCTGGCACTGGTGCCTGCAGGGACCAAACACGGCTTTGCTGCCCCCGTCGATAACTGCTTTGTGATCGCCGATATTCCCACGGAGTTGATGCAAGGGATTGAGCAGTGGCCAGCCTTCCAGGCGTTAGATGAACCACTGCGCCATTATGTGCGTTTTTTATACAGCCAATTGCAATGTCATCAGGGCGGTGCCGCCGAGCGCCATATGCTGCATTTGTTGCTGCAGCTGCTGCAACAACGCCACAGTGGCGCTGCAGTGCCTAGCGATCAACGCATGTTGGCGGTGCGCAGCTATATGGACGAACACTTTAATCAAGCAATAACGCTGACCCAGCTGGCGGCGGTGGCGCATTTGAGTGTGCGCCAGTTGTCGACACGCTTTCGCGAGTTTGAAGGGGAAACACCGCTGCAGTATTTAACCCGAGTGCGCATGCAACGTGCGCAGTGGTTATTGCAGGCCACGCCACTGTCGGTGCAGCAGGTGGCAGAGGCGGTGGGGTACACCAGTCTGGCGGCGTTCAGTGATCGCTTTCGCCAGTTTAGTGGCCAATCTCCGCGCTATTTTCGCCAACACGCAGCGCGCTAA
- a CDS encoding DMT family transporter, translated as MTAAQKATWIGSISILLWGTLALMTRLTDGEIPPFQLMAMTFFIAFLLMAVNWWRQGDSGLRYLRQPRLAWLLGVGGYFGYHFCYFRAMQLAPAVEVSLLAYLWPLLIVLLSALLPGERLRWAHCVGALLALAGCWLLLAGTGAPSTEISADMDIGTGVETGGQTGGETGAETNPDYIFGYALALGCAVIWSGYSVASRTTKSVPTAAVGWFCLVTAVLAAVCHVLWESFVWPSQWQHWLGIIGLGLGPVGIAFFTWDYGVKHGHIQLLGVLAYAAPLISVVLLLLAGEGQWSVGLLLACIAIVGGSLLAGMAKRSSAAV; from the coding sequence ATGACCGCTGCACAAAAAGCCACTTGGATTGGCAGTATTTCAATTTTATTGTGGGGCACACTGGCGTTGATGACGCGCCTGACCGACGGCGAAATTCCGCCGTTTCAGTTAATGGCGATGACGTTTTTTATCGCCTTTTTATTAATGGCCGTTAATTGGTGGCGCCAAGGTGACAGTGGACTGCGCTATTTACGTCAACCGCGTTTGGCCTGGCTGTTGGGTGTGGGCGGCTATTTTGGTTATCACTTTTGCTATTTTCGCGCCATGCAGTTAGCGCCAGCCGTCGAAGTGAGTTTATTGGCGTATTTGTGGCCTTTGCTGATTGTGTTGCTGTCGGCGCTTTTGCCGGGCGAACGGCTGCGCTGGGCGCATTGTGTTGGCGCACTGCTGGCGCTGGCCGGGTGCTGGCTGCTGCTGGCAGGTACAGGGGCGCCTAGCACAGAAATCAGTGCTGACATGGATATTGGCACGGGTGTCGAAACTGGCGGGCAAACTGGCGGCGAAACTGGTGCTGAGACTAATCCTGATTACATTTTTGGTTACGCCTTAGCGCTGGGCTGCGCGGTGATTTGGTCCGGCTATTCTGTGGCCAGTCGCACCACCAAAAGCGTACCAACGGCTGCGGTGGGATGGTTTTGTCTGGTGACGGCGGTATTGGCCGCGGTCTGTCATGTGTTGTGGGAAAGCTTTGTATGGCCATCACAGTGGCAGCATTGGCTGGGCATTATCGGCCTGGGTTTAGGGCCGGTGGGCATCGCATTTTTTACTTGGGATTACGGCGTAAAACATGGCCATATCCAGCTGCTGGGGGTGCTGGCCTACGCCGCGCCGCTGATTTCTGTGGTGCTGCTGCTGTTGGCCGGTGAAGGCCAGTGGAGCGTTGGGCTGCTGCTCGCTTGCATCGCCATTGTCGGTGGCTCGCTGCTGGCGGGCATGGCAAAGCGTAGTTCTGCCGCTGTGTGA
- a CDS encoding thiolase family protein — MSNQDAVVIVAGARTPMGGFQGSLASVPATDLGAIAIAEVVKRAGIDAADVQEVIVGNVLPAGLKQGPARQAMRKAGLPDATGATTINKLCGSGMKAAMMAHDAIKAGSVEVAIAGGMESMSNAPYILENARTGYRMGHASAPKDHMFFDGLEDAETGKLMGAFAQDMADQKGYTREQMDEYAIRSLTRAKDAIEKGLNSAEIVPVTVSTRKGDTLVEQDEQPFNANIEKIPSLRPAFKKDGTVTAANASSISDGASALLLMSESAAKAKGLQPLARIVAHSTQSQHPSEFTCAPVGAIKTLLEKTGWSTSDVDLYEINEAFAMVAMMPIDELGLDADKVNIYGGACAQGHPVGSTGSRLLVTLMNALKNTGGQKGVAALCIGGGEATAMAIELL; from the coding sequence ATGTCGAATCAAGACGCAGTGGTCATTGTGGCCGGCGCACGGACGCCAATGGGTGGCTTTCAAGGCAGTCTGGCCAGTGTGCCAGCGACCGACTTGGGCGCCATTGCCATCGCCGAGGTGGTAAAGCGCGCCGGTATTGATGCCGCCGACGTGCAAGAAGTCATTGTTGGCAACGTACTACCGGCAGGCCTGAAACAAGGCCCAGCGCGACAAGCCATGCGCAAAGCAGGTTTACCGGACGCCACCGGCGCCACCACCATCAACAAGTTGTGCGGCTCTGGTATGAAAGCGGCGATGATGGCGCACGATGCCATCAAGGCTGGCTCGGTCGAAGTCGCCATTGCCGGTGGCATGGAGTCCATGTCTAACGCCCCTTATATTTTGGAAAACGCACGCACAGGCTACCGCATGGGCCATGCTTCGGCGCCGAAGGACCACATGTTCTTCGATGGCCTGGAAGATGCCGAAACCGGCAAGCTGATGGGTGCGTTTGCGCAAGACATGGCCGATCAGAAAGGCTACACCCGTGAGCAAATGGACGAATACGCCATCCGTTCACTGACACGCGCTAAAGATGCCATTGAAAAAGGCCTGAACAGCGCTGAAATCGTGCCGGTAACGGTATCCACGCGCAAAGGCGATACCTTGGTTGAGCAAGATGAGCAGCCGTTCAACGCTAATATCGAAAAAATTCCATCTCTGCGCCCGGCGTTCAAAAAAGACGGCACCGTGACCGCGGCTAACGCTTCGTCTATCTCTGACGGCGCCTCAGCCTTGCTGCTGATGAGCGAAAGTGCTGCCAAGGCCAAAGGTCTGCAGCCGTTAGCGCGCATCGTCGCGCACAGCACACAGTCACAGCACCCCAGTGAGTTCACCTGTGCGCCTGTCGGTGCCATTAAGACACTGCTGGAGAAAACCGGCTGGAGCACCAGTGACGTTGACCTGTACGAAATCAATGAAGCCTTTGCCATGGTCGCCATGATGCCGATCGATGAACTGGGCTTAGACGCTGACAAGGTCAATATTTATGGCGGTGCCTGCGCTCAGGGCCACCCTGTGGGCTCCACCGGCTCACGCCTGCTGGTCACCTTGATGAACGCGCTGAAAAACACCGGCGGTCAAAAAGGCGTAGCTGCCTTGTGTATTGGCGGCGGCGAGGCCACCGCAATGGCCATCGAGCTGCTGTAA
- a CDS encoding substrate-binding periplasmic protein, with the protein MRIWLLLLCVFPLLALGQDPGQNQPQRQVQQQPHESQQDIKQVRIAIGEWPPYHDSKALHFGLSSHAIQQAFAAQGIEVKFEFYPWTRAFKMAQSGMVDGTGVWFATKERAQNFHISNAVMLAETVFFHRTAYDFDWSDYSDLQGLRVGIAQYSNDGQAFGEEFAQAQKQQIFSSSTAHDDRMLFTMLLHDRIDLFPIDKHAGLGFLQSDFKPQQRALFTFHPKPVRQDGGHLLLPRSNPKSVELLRQFNLGLKKIRDQGALLDVGLPPEAKP; encoded by the coding sequence ATGCGTATCTGGTTGCTGTTATTGTGCGTTTTTCCACTCTTGGCTCTTGGTCAAGACCCGGGCCAAAACCAGCCTCAACGACAGGTCCAACAACAGCCCCATGAGTCGCAGCAGGACATTAAGCAGGTTCGCATCGCCATCGGCGAATGGCCGCCCTACCACGACAGCAAAGCGCTTCACTTCGGTCTTTCTTCGCATGCTATTCAGCAAGCCTTTGCCGCCCAAGGCATTGAGGTGAAGTTTGAGTTTTACCCTTGGACGCGGGCTTTCAAAATGGCACAAAGCGGCATGGTGGACGGCACCGGCGTGTGGTTTGCGACCAAAGAACGAGCGCAGAATTTTCACATCAGCAACGCCGTGATGTTGGCCGAAACCGTGTTTTTTCACCGCACTGCTTACGACTTCGACTGGAGCGACTACAGCGATTTGCAGGGGCTACGTGTCGGCATTGCGCAATACAGTAACGACGGCCAAGCCTTTGGCGAGGAATTCGCACAAGCGCAAAAGCAGCAAATCTTTTCTTCCAGCACGGCGCACGATGACCGCATGCTGTTTACCATGCTACTGCATGACCGCATCGATCTGTTTCCCATCGATAAGCACGCTGGGCTGGGCTTTTTGCAGTCCGATTTTAAGCCCCAGCAACGCGCTCTGTTTACTTTTCATCCCAAGCCTGTGCGACAAGACGGTGGTCATTTGCTGCTGCCGAGAAGCAATCCCAAAAGTGTCGAGTTGCTGCGCCAGTTTAATCTGGGCCTGAAAAAAATTCGTGACCAGGGGGCACTGCTCGACGTGGGGTTGCCTCCCGAGGCAAAGCCTTAG
- a CDS encoding response regulator transcription factor has protein sequence MHAKRIAIIEDDAELAGLISDYLEAQGFEVSTAASGTAGLTLLRQHPDLAILDIMLPELDGFEVCKQARHFFHGPILMLTARSDNIDEILGLEVGADDYVHKPVEPRVLLAHVKALLRRSESNPQVTSQGRTLTINDLTINDAARTVMRQQQLVSLSNAEYELLWLLARHAGQILSRDYIFENLRGIDYDGCNRSIDINISRIRAKLGDDPNAPTLIKTVRNRGYLLTI, from the coding sequence ATGCACGCAAAACGCATAGCCATTATTGAAGACGATGCCGAGTTGGCGGGCTTGATCAGTGACTACCTTGAGGCTCAAGGCTTTGAGGTGAGCACGGCTGCCAGCGGCACCGCTGGTCTTACGCTGCTGCGTCAACACCCAGATTTAGCCATTCTCGATATCATGCTGCCGGAGCTGGATGGCTTTGAGGTGTGCAAACAGGCACGCCACTTTTTTCATGGCCCGATTTTGATGCTGACCGCACGCAGCGACAATATTGATGAAATTCTGGGGCTGGAAGTGGGGGCCGATGACTACGTGCATAAACCGGTCGAACCGCGTGTGTTGCTGGCACATGTCAAAGCGCTGTTGCGCCGCAGTGAGTCGAACCCACAAGTCACCAGCCAAGGGCGCACCCTGACCATTAATGATCTCACCATTAATGACGCTGCGCGTACCGTGATGCGCCAGCAGCAGTTAGTATCCCTATCCAATGCCGAGTATGAACTGCTGTGGTTGTTGGCACGCCATGCAGGGCAAATATTGTCCCGCGATTATATTTTCGAAAATTTACGCGGCATTGATTACGACGGCTGCAATCGCAGCATTGATATTAACATTTCGCGTATTCGCGCCAAACTCGGCGATGACCCCAATGCGCCGACATTAATCAAGACCGTACGTAATCGCGGTTATTTATTAACGATTTAA
- a CDS encoding ATP-binding protein: protein MNRIFLRLYLTVLLSCLLLAAIAAAAVYGQKQWRWQQYLEQQALGVVLLAADGLARHQGERQTAWLNALEQLVSPAQVELTSSPAAINDTSWHITVAGDHATISATISTTMAQQQQLHMTLDSFEPTLLRTALVLVLNDLGRYPATERQQRFQQLSRWFPAGLNRHPLTDVALSETQQRQLRAGEIITQLDTAQTTSMRVIAPLGNSGDVIQLGPVPLFDPYPAAWLVGIVGIALILLLLIGWWLNQRLAQRVHALQEGIALLGSERPHAITLPGQDEINAIADSVNRMQTRIINLVSAQRQLSNDIAHELRTPVARCLFRLQALQDQLALAQDHPLLVGIRRDLHNLNDLTAEILTQAQLEQHTPSHQPLALTPWLRDAIATTQNESGWHIELDLATNENLTVAAEPTLLKRALDNLISNARRYGSGQIAVAIRLEDDSQHVRVSIEDNGPGINSEHIHKVWQPFYRTDHSRQTATGERGFGLGLSMVKRIVEAHQGSVSIDRSATLGGCAVSIILPIITQKAVA from the coding sequence ATGAACCGAATCTTTCTGCGGCTTTATCTGACCGTTTTATTGTCTTGCCTGTTATTGGCAGCCATTGCAGCCGCGGCTGTTTATGGGCAAAAGCAGTGGCGCTGGCAGCAATACTTAGAGCAACAGGCACTGGGGGTGGTGCTGTTAGCCGCCGATGGTCTGGCGCGTCATCAAGGCGAGCGACAAACGGCCTGGCTAAACGCTCTTGAGCAGCTGGTCAGCCCAGCCCAAGTCGAACTGACGTCATCACCGGCGGCAATCAATGACACCTCATGGCATATCACCGTGGCTGGCGATCACGCCACAATCAGCGCCACAATCAGCACCACCATGGCACAGCAACAGCAGTTGCACATGACGCTGGATAGCTTCGAGCCAACCCTACTGCGCACGGCACTGGTGCTGGTGCTCAATGATCTCGGGCGCTACCCCGCAACAGAGCGGCAGCAGCGCTTTCAGCAGCTCAGTCGGTGGTTTCCCGCAGGGCTTAACCGCCACCCATTAACCGATGTGGCCTTAAGTGAAACACAACAGCGGCAACTGCGAGCCGGCGAAATCATTACCCAATTGGATACCGCGCAAACCACCAGCATGCGCGTGATTGCTCCGTTGGGAAACAGTGGCGATGTCATTCAACTGGGGCCAGTGCCGCTGTTTGATCCCTACCCAGCCGCTTGGCTGGTGGGCATTGTTGGCATCGCTTTAATTCTGCTGTTGCTGATCGGCTGGTGGTTGAATCAACGGTTGGCGCAGCGCGTGCACGCATTGCAGGAGGGCATTGCTCTGCTGGGCAGTGAGCGTCCACACGCCATTACCTTGCCGGGTCAGGATGAGATCAATGCCATCGCCGACAGCGTCAATCGCATGCAAACCCGCATCATCAATCTGGTCAGCGCACAGCGGCAGTTAAGTAACGACATCGCTCACGAGCTGCGCACACCAGTGGCTCGCTGCTTGTTTCGTCTGCAAGCTCTGCAAGACCAACTCGCATTAGCACAAGACCATCCGCTGCTCGTTGGTATTCGCCGCGATCTACACAACCTCAACGACCTCACTGCTGAAATTTTGACTCAGGCACAGTTAGAGCAACACACGCCCAGCCATCAACCGCTGGCGCTGACGCCTTGGCTGCGGGATGCGATTGCAACTACTCAAAACGAGTCCGGCTGGCACATTGAGCTCGACCTAGCCACAAACGAGAACCTCACCGTTGCTGCCGAGCCAACGCTACTAAAACGTGCGTTAGACAATCTCATCAGCAATGCGCGTCGTTACGGCAGTGGCCAGATTGCCGTTGCGATTAGGCTTGAAGACGACAGCCAGCATGTCCGTGTATCCATCGAAGACAATGGCCCCGGCATCAACAGCGAGCATATCCACAAGGTGTGGCAACCGTTTTATCGCACCGACCACAGCCGCCAAACCGCCACCGGCGAGCGAGGTTTTGGGCTTGGACTGTCGATGGTGAAACGCATCGTCGAGGCGCATCAGGGCAGCGTATCCATAGACCGCAGCGCCACTTTAGGTGGCTGTGCAGTGAGCATCATCTTGCCCATCATCACGCAAAAAGCCGTGGCCTGA
- a CDS encoding tetratricopeptide repeat protein, with protein sequence MKQRFFSPLTWSSTSRGLGVAIIGLAVIALSNRAFADAQTQPDPLQHGIQLRQQGQLQQSIDVLSKALQQNPQQLRLKLELAVSYLQLGEFDQAQQWAASVLHAEQVPDQVRANIERFLAGVERQRQGYSQAHWLQRAQLFAGHDDNATIGPDDAELDIGQLSGESIKNADDFAGLQYDLTYLSNRIPSASRYYAGFSLYDKRYQDISDSNLSFANLRAGGQWPLTSSIQGHASIGLSHIYLGNDALANYSYLTLSGRWQASTDHRVSLRLEANPRRYLSDTDDDRQGTRYSQMAGYQYQLGKAELAIAANLRQARLSGDSERYGEQEWSLQWTQPWTMFEQQWHWRWRSAISQRDYQHTDTRYGLKRQDDGIAHQLELQWQWRQGWQLALSHQYHDRDSNQDIYQYQRQLTQLSLQYRSQ encoded by the coding sequence ATGAAACAGCGTTTCTTCTCTCCGCTGACTTGGTCGTCAACATCACGCGGCCTCGGTGTGGCCATCATCGGTTTGGCCGTCATCGCCTTATCCAACCGCGCCTTCGCCGACGCTCAAACACAACCTGATCCACTGCAGCATGGCATTCAATTGCGCCAGCAAGGTCAGTTGCAACAGTCCATCGACGTGTTGTCCAAAGCGCTGCAACAAAATCCACAACAGCTGCGCTTAAAACTCGAATTGGCCGTTAGCTACTTGCAGTTAGGTGAGTTTGATCAGGCTCAACAATGGGCAGCCAGCGTCCTGCATGCCGAGCAAGTACCCGATCAGGTGCGCGCTAATATCGAGCGCTTTTTAGCCGGCGTTGAACGCCAGCGCCAAGGTTACTCCCAGGCCCATTGGTTGCAGCGGGCACAGCTGTTTGCCGGCCACGATGATAACGCCACCATAGGCCCAGACGATGCCGAACTGGACATCGGTCAACTCAGTGGCGAGTCGATCAAAAACGCCGATGATTTTGCTGGTCTGCAGTATGACCTCACCTACTTGTCCAACCGTATTCCCTCGGCATCACGCTACTACGCCGGTTTTAGTCTGTACGACAAGCGCTACCAAGACATCAGCGACTCCAACCTGAGCTTTGCTAACCTGCGCGCAGGCGGCCAATGGCCACTGACAAGTAGTATTCAAGGGCACGCCAGCATTGGACTGAGCCACATTTATTTAGGCAACGATGCGCTGGCCAATTACAGCTACCTAACACTGTCGGGTCGCTGGCAAGCGAGCACCGATCATCGTGTTAGTCTGCGCCTGGAAGCTAACCCTCGGCGTTATCTCAGCGACACTGACGACGATCGCCAAGGCACTCGTTACAGCCAAATGGCGGGTTATCAGTATCAGCTCGGCAAGGCAGAGCTGGCCATCGCCGCCAACTTACGCCAGGCACGACTATCAGGCGACAGTGAACGCTATGGCGAACAGGAATGGAGCCTACAGTGGACACAGCCATGGACGATGTTCGAGCAGCAATGGCACTGGCGCTGGCGCAGCGCCATCAGTCAGCGCGACTATCAACACACAGATACGCGCTATGGCCTCAAACGTCAGGACGATGGCATCGCACATCAATTGGAACTGCAGTGGCAATGGCGCCAAGGCTGGCAGCTGGCACTGTCCCACCAGTATCATGATCGCGATTCCAATCAGGATATTTATCAGTATCAGCGCCAGCTTACTCAGCTGAGCCTACAATACCGCAGTCAATGA